The sequence below is a genomic window from Silene latifolia isolate original U9 population chromosome 7, ASM4854445v1, whole genome shotgun sequence.
TTTTGAACTCCTTTATGTGTTATTCATAACCGTTCTATTATTGATCGTAACCCAATATGACCGGGGGTTCTAGCGGGGGCCCTCGCCCACTTGGGGATTGTGATTTTTGAAGTTTGAGTCTTTAATTTCCGAGTTATTTTCATAATAACCGTAATTGTTTTATCTTTAATGAGACTAGTTGCAAGGCAAGTATAATGTAAGTGCGAGAGGGATTCAAAACCGTCTTAAGTCTTAACCACTTAACTAAGACCAATTCTATAGTACCCACTACCCATTAACTAGAGTCTTAATATTGTAAAGCATGTTACTGTCCGGATTACCGCATCCTTTGAAGTTAACTAAATACTAAGATCTAAGCACGTTAGTTTTCAGTTGACCTTGACTTACTAGATTATGCAACTATAACCACGAGACTTGATAATAACATTCGCAAACCAAATCCTCGCTATGCCAATCTCGCACACGCCTCTCCGTCTACTGACAACCTCCCCAATACAATCAAGCAACCTCTCGTTCTTCCTCATTGGCGACAAGCTATGCAAGACGAATTCGCTGCTCTCGAAAGAAACTCCACTTGGTCCCTTGTCCCACGCAATTCAGCTACCAATATTATCAGCTGTAAGTGGGTTTTTCGCAATAAATACAATCCGGATGGCACCCTCAAACAACACAAGGCACGCCTTGTTGCAAAGGGCTTCCATCAAAGACCCGACATTGATTACACCGAAACCTTTAGTCCAGTCGTAAAACCTACAACAGTCTGTCTAATTCTATCCCTGGCTGTCACGCAATCTTGGTCATTAAGACAATTAGATGTTAACAATGCCTTCCTCCAAGGCACCTTAAATGATGATGTGTTTATGACTCAACTCCTCGGCCTTGTTGACCAAACAAAACCTGATTATGTTTGCAAACTCAACAAAGCGATATATGGCTTAAAACAGGCTCCTCGAGCTTGGTACACTGAGCTAAAAACCTATCTCATTACCTATGGCTTTAAGCAATCTATTTTTGACTCGTCTTTATTTATTTTACGTACCAAAACAACCTATATATATATGCTTATCTACgtgtgttgtgcggaagcgtgaatatcccgtgttgggccaagccctcacggatttactcttggcctccttcccaaaaggcctcgtactattatattttctggacacttataaagatgatcttccatctttattctaccgatgtgggacaagggtttgcaccctaacaacgTGGATTATATTATCATCACCGGACCACATCCACCGCAACTTCACCATTTTATTTCTCAATTATCGAAGCGATTCTCACTAAAAGACCTTGGACCATTATCGTATTTCTTAGGCATTGAAGTCACGCCTAATGCTCTTGGTTTACACCTCAACCAATCCAAATACATTTATGATCTATTAACCAAATACAAAATGATTGAAGCCAAACCTAACACTACACCTATGGCTACCTCGCCGTCGTTGACACGTGAAGATCACAACCCCGTTCAAGACCACGCGACATATCGTGCAATCGTTGGAAGCTTACAATACCTATCACTAACTAGGCCTGACATTGCCTTTGCTAAAACCGTCTTGCCCAATTTCTTCACCATCCCACAGCCACACATTGGACCGCCTTAAAACGCCTACTACGCTATTTGCAAGGCACTCAAACCATTGGTATACAACTGTATCGAAATTCACCCTCTTGTCTTCATGCTTTTTGTGATGCAGATCATGCAGGTGAAAAAGATAATTACATCTCGACGTCAGGCTACACTGTCTATCTTGGTCGAAATCCTATCTCCTGGTCTTCTGAAAAGCAACATGGCCTTGCTCTCTCCACCACTGAAGCCGAATTTCGTGCTATCGCAACTGTCACCACTGAGACCTTATGGCTTCGCAACCTTCTTGATGAACTTCATATCGCTGTCACCAAACCTCCAGCTATATTCTGCGACAACATCTCTGCTACTCTATATGCCAAGAACCCGGTCTTTCACTCCCGAATGAAACATATGGCGCTATCCtttcactttgtcaaggaacaaCTTCAACGAGGTCAAATCCGCATCCAACATATCGCAAGCAAGGACCAACTCGCTGACATTCCCGCGAAGCGTCGCCACAGGGATCATCATTTGAGCTTACGTAACAATATTGGCCTTACTCATCggacgtccatcttgcgggggcgtattAACCACCTTCTCAACCAAGCAACCCAAATATCCTCATATAATTCTTTacctaaaaataaagcaaattgATTATGTATATATTAGCAATTAGGAAAGTTGTATATTTGCATATCTTGCATATAGCCTAATCTCCCTCCTTGtatccctataaataccccataaTCTCATTGTAATATACACAAGCTTTAACCTAAATCTATCTTTCTTATAGTAATTACTTAATTAGTATTTTGCAAACTCTATAAATCCATAATTTTACAAATGACCAAATGAATACAATCAACAATATAATGGCATTGTCGAACAAATTAATCACTTTCATAATCATAATCGCGACATTCAACAAGCTTGCAATTAGTTCAGATGATGAAGATTTTGGTGCTAGTGCAGTATGCATAGGAACCAACACAACCACAGGTAACCCATTGTACCAAAATTACAACATGAGCGTCTCGTCTCTTCTTTTCAATCTCTCTCTCGAATCCAAATCACCATTTCCCGGCTTTTTCACCACTTCGACTGGTCCATCTCGAGCCAAGGCCTACGGTTCTTACATTTGTTGGGGCGATGTTTCTCCTAAACTATGTAAAAAATGTGTACGTCTCACAACCGAAGCACAATTAAACCAAAATGTCTACGAAGAATGCTTCGTGTTTGGTATTTACTTAAATTCACATTTATGCTTCATTCGATATGCAAATCAGTCCGTAAATGAATATAAGAAGGGTTTTGTAGTTGCCATGGGACCCAGTGGCGGAAAAGTGGCCGATTATACGCCGTATAATAGGACATTATCGACGAGTATTGAAGGGTTGATCAAagaagctgaatatgggaattggACTAGGACTAATTTCGCGACAAGAGTTGTCCCGGTGAATGGATCTCGAGACAAAATTCATATCCTTGTTCAATGTACTCCGGTTATATCGGCCAAGAATTGTAGTCGATGTTTGCAGGAAGCGTATGATTATGTGCCTATACATTATAATGGAACTCAAGGTGGTGCAATTATCCATGCTAATTGCATAGTTAAGTTtaataatcaatctttcattggtgGTGCTTGTAGGAGTTTAAATCCTATTTATTTACATGTTTATTGGGTTATTTTGATTTCACTCTTCTTGGTGTTTGTATAAAATTAGATGTTATTTATGAATAGGAAAAAGTTTGGTTAATTGAAAGGCATGTAATTTTTTAAACATAACGGAATATTGTATTTTTAGTTGTCTAAGGCGGGAATTGGCAGCAAATTTTAAGGAAATAACATTTTAAGGTagtaattttataaaaaaaattataaaaaggaGTAATTTAAAAAGCAGATTATTGCgaatattttataaattttgtCCTGGGACACCCGTCGAAATCTTCAATTATTAAGATGAACTCAAAGTATGACGATAATAGAAGAACTGAAGTCGAGTCCTTTTGAAAGAACAAGTCGAGACAACAAGACATTGAGACGTAGAGACGTCTCAATGTCTAGTTGAAAATTAATATGTATAACCTATCTTTTACGAAATTATAATCACATAAAATAGATAGTTAACGTCTTAACGAGTATATGGCGCCGATGTGATAGTGCACTAGAGCGGTTACGGGTATAAGTGTTGCTTGTTGAGTACGAGTGCATGAAACTTCCGTCCATCCCTACCCTGGCAGAATAATATCCCTAAggatgtgtttggatagcaaaagtggagagaaagggaggggagggggaatgagggaaggggaagggagagaagggaaggggaggggaggggaatGGAGTGTGATTActtggatacaatttccttccaaatcttgtctattgtggagagattttgattaggcttggaggaggagAATTGGATCCcttcaaatctctccccctccatttccctccacccttatttgctatccaaataaaggattttaaatcccctaatctcccccccccccccccttcttttccctccaaatatcTAAATCCAAACACACCTTAAAGGACAATGTCTAAGGCGGATCCTATGTATAGGACCTAGGCGATTCAGACTTGATCCACATTCGATGGATCCCAATGTGTCAAGACCCAAGCCTAAACCCGTCTCACTAGAACCTGTTCAAGTAAATTTAGATCATGTTTTGGACACTTTTCCATCCCTACATGTAGTGATTTTAAAACAAGATTTCTACACCGATTGCTACACTTCATCCATGTAGGGGATTCGAGCTTGTATGATACTTTCCCAATCGGCATGATCACTAGGATAAAGCCTTCATACTTTCGCACCAACCGTTTGTCTCGTTCCTAGAGGAATCTCACCTGCTATTTGTTCAACTTTACCATGACCATGTTGCCCACCTTTTGAATTATATTTtgtttgtgaatgaatgaatggacACCAACAAAAGTCATCCCGAAATTCCCGTCATCTCATTTGTACTTGATGATGACATCTTTCTTCATTTGGATATTTTTGACAAACTACACCGTAAATCATGCTCCACAAGATTGGTTTGTTTCTATTCTCCAACTAGGCCCGATTCTTTTGGATTAAaaataattgaaattaaaatgaacTGAAGTGAGTTATATAGAGTTGGAATGAACTGAAGTTGTCTGAAATTAGACTTGGGAAATGGGTTAACCTAGTCGGGTGTCAGCTTGGGTTGGGTCAATTTTGAATTTGCAAGAGTTCTGGCTGGCTTATTCGGTTCGAGCCCTTTTCGGATCAACTATTATCAAATTATTTATGAATAATAATTAGTGTGTAACAATAAACatttgggttgagtttgggtGTGTGGTCGGGTTAATTGAGTTGGGTAATTCAAACCCGTCAATTTTGTCAAGTTTAGCTGAAATGATGAGTGaaactaaacttaataaaattaaactGAACTAAATTTAGCAAAGTGAATAatttaataatgataataataataataagccgAGAAGAATAAGAACTTAATTAGTCGTATATGTGTTTCTTGAAAAGTTTGACAATATCATATTTGCGATCCGCATCGGGAGTCTGGTTTAGAAATAAAAACATTATTAGTTTAATTTTGATATCAGATCaaataaagtttaattatttattattttcaaGCAATCTTttaatattatgaaatttaatctCTAGagatatcatttttttttttgagtttataATTCATGTTAATAAGCAATATCCAACTTGTTCGTTGGAAAACACATGAAAGATAGTAATCTTCAATTGAATTTAAATTTCGTGAGCATTAAAACCATcaactagttttaatcccgtgcaaaaaatgcacgggttagATTTTTTTATCATAACATTTGAAATATGTTAGTTAATACGataattggattttttttttggtaatacGAAGCAGGGGAACCCCAGAGCAAACACTAACAAAACACGAAACTAACAAAATACGATAATTAGATGTATTTAAAACTTTATCTACATTGGTTTTAAGCAAAGTACTTTCATAAATCTTTTATTATTTTGAGTTTATGTTAGAGTCGTGTAAAAATTTCTTTATTAAAATTCTTAATCAAAATATTGGTATAAATTGTTTAATTTCAAATTCTAAACAATATAAACcaacaaaattaaaaatttacaaataataaaaaacatcatataaaattATAAACATTTGAAACAAAAATAGTCGTATACGTGTAAAACACTCTCTTATGAGTTAAGCTTGGAGTTATGAGTTTCTTTCCCTGAGTTATGGAGGTCCATTTAAGAAAGGATCACTTATTTTTGGCGGGCAATTAGTATAAACAAACTATTTTGTGTCTGAAATCCTGTTGCAACCTCCTTTCTTCGGCGGATGACTGATAGCTAGTGAACTTCTCCCCCGAGCCCATTGCCCCCATTCCCTAGGGGTGTTGCCCCCAGCTGCGTGCTTTTCAAACGGGACTCCCGCCACGCGGGAACCACTTTAGAAAGAAGTCTGAGGCAAGCACACTTTGGGGATATTTTTATTTTCGTGGTTGGTTCCACCCCACCCTCAATACGTGCAATTTCTTTTCCATCGATCCGGCCGTGAAATCTTCTAAAATGTTAATGGGTAAAAGAATTGGGGGTTTTCAAAAATTGCGATGCAATTACAACCCGTCTTCGAGGGGACACATGAATTCAAATAACACGAAATCATATGCTCAATAATGCACTAATTAGACCCATACAAAAAAATATGCAAAACCGTCGACAAAACTTTTCTTATAAGACCAAATCTAGTACAATTTATATAATTAATCTTAAATTGAAATCGTCTTAACTTAAAACATCTCGCATACTTTACTTTATTTAAATTAGTTGTATTATTGCCCTACTCACCCTCATAAATCTTGGAACGTCCATTCTAATCTTATTTGTCATCAACCCAtatattttccattttttttcttcaaatttggaTTGTGATCAACTTGTTGACTTGCCCAACCCACCCCTTAAGCCCAAATACTCACCTAATACTTACCCATAatattcacctaaaaaaaaaaaaccttaccCCTATTTTATCTTCCTCTGAATTTTTCACCTACACATCACCCTTTCATTCTTGACAAATTATCATATTTGTCCCCTAAATTGCTCTGCCAATTTGCATACAAAATTATCACTAATCTTCTCCGCCTCATTTACCACTAACAAAATAACTCCAAATCAGCGCATAGTTCGTTTTTAATTGCTCATACAAATTATCACTAATCTTAACTTAATATTAACCTAATCTCTATCTAATTAGATCGTCATTTATGAAGTTATTTGGAACTAATCAtttgaaaaaattatataagTAGACTAACCCGTTGCTTTTTTCTTACTTTTTATGTTAAGTTGTGGATTCATCAAAATATATGAAGTGGCGAATTATTTGTCTAATGTTGTTTAAAATATTTCCAGATATAAAATTAGTGTATCAAAtgtattttttatttaaaatatttcTGAAATTGTGTTAGAAATTAAAATTGTTTCTtaacaactaaaattctcaagATGATCGCATAAAAATAAGTTCTCGTTTAGTAATTATTTGTCTAGTTTAGTGGATCTAAAGTTTTATTTCATTATGCATTTAATTGAATTACCTATATTTATTTCATATTTTACTCTATGGAAGCCTACTGTCATTATAAGAATAATGAATAATTCAATTTGAATAAGTTTTTGAATAATTTTATATTTCTTGGCTAATTTGAAGGTGATGTAAAATTGATTTATATACATGGGATTGTATATTTTAACTATATAATAATATCATCATATCATATAATATAGAGTTCATTAATAATTAATATGGAGAACATGAGAGAGAATTAAAAGTAACAAAGAGGGTGATTAAATATGCTTAGAACGTGGGTTTCAAAAAAGAAAATAGAATTTGTTTTTTCATGCCCTAAATTTCAGGAGCCAATAAGATCATCTTAAATGCTCTAGCTTTTATAGATAGAggattagtcttgctgaagatgggtcggagcaagtgacggataatgtcattcacaaaacgaataggggggacaaggtgggggcacccccatgtgcttccctctctcctctatttgggtcatttgtgagggaaaacgGTATTCGTTACTTCAAAGTGACGGATACTTACCG
It includes:
- the LOC141590739 gene encoding antimicrobial ginkbilobin-2-like protein, with protein sequence MALSNKLITFIIIIATFNKLAISSDDEDFGASAVCIGTNTTTGNPLYQNYNMSVSSLLFNLSLESKSPFPGFFTTSTGPSRAKAYGSYICWGDVSPKLCKKCVRLTTEAQLNQNVYEECFVFGIYLNSHLCFIRYANQSVNEYKKGFVVAMGPSGGKVADYTPYNRTLSTSIEGLIKEAEYGNWTRTNFATRVVPVNGSRDKIHILVQCTPVISAKNCSRCLQEAYDYVPIHYNGTQGGAIIHANCIVKFNNQSFIGGACRSLNPIYLHVYWVILISLFLVFV